In the genome of Abyssalbus ytuae, the window TTGTAACTCCTACCCTTTCTCACTTTGATTGTGCTGAAAAAGCAATAAAAAAAGGAAAACATGTTTTTCTTGAAAAACCAATTACAAATACAGTTGAAGAAGCTGAGAAACTTATAGAATTGGTTAAAAAACATAATGTAAAAGGACAGGTAGGACATGTAGAACGTTTTAATCCGGCATTTACATCGGTTAAAGAAAAAATTGAGAACCCCATGTTTATTGAAACACACCGGTTGGCTGAGTTTAACCCGAGAGGTACTGACGTTCCGGTAGTTCTGGATTTAATGATTCATGATATAGACATTATTTTAAGTGTGGTTAAATCTAAAGTCAAAAATATTAATGCCAGTGGTGTGTCGGTAATAAGTAATTCGCCGGACATCGCCAATGCCCGTATCGAATTTGAAAACGGATGTGTTGCAAACTTAACTGCCAGCAGGATTTCTTTAAAAAACATGCGTAAATCCCGCTTCTTTCAAAAAGATGCATACATCTCTGTAGATTTTTTAGAGAAAAAAGTTGAAGTGGTAAAAATGAAAGATGCTCCTAAAAAACCTGATGAGTTTGCTCTTATTTTACAAAATGCAGAAGGTATAAAGAAACAAATTTATTTCGAAAATCCCAGGATACATCAAAATAATGCAATACTTGACGAACTTGAAACCTTTGCCGATGCGATAAACAATACCATTACTCCTGTTGTAACCTTAGAACACGGAACAGAAGCTTTAAGGGTAGCCTTACAAATTGTAAAATTCCTATAACTGAATGCTACAATGTACGATAAGCACATTTTAGATAAAACATTTGAAGGAGCAAATTTTTCTGAAAATAAATTAGAAAAAGGAGAATACGATAATTGTACTTTTCTTAACTGTAATTTTTCAGCTTCCG includes:
- a CDS encoding Gfo/Idh/MocA family protein — its product is MLKAGVLGAGHLGKIHLRLLNQSEKYNLAGFYDPDEKNAQKVVKEFGYKYFSSVEELIDAVDVVDIVTPTLSHFDCAEKAIKKGKHVFLEKPITNTVEEAEKLIELVKKHNVKGQVGHVERFNPAFTSVKEKIENPMFIETHRLAEFNPRGTDVPVVLDLMIHDIDIILSVVKSKVKNINASGVSVISNSPDIANARIEFENGCVANLTASRISLKNMRKSRFFQKDAYISVDFLEKKVEVVKMKDAPKKPDEFALILQNAEGIKKQIYFENPRIHQNNAILDELETFADAINNTITPVVTLEHGTEALRVALQIVKFL